A single Leptospiraceae bacterium DNA region contains:
- a CDS encoding methyltransferase, whose translation MTKRSRTLKWVQNGYVLTYYNDKPFFIHGALPQEEIRFRIIKENKHIGFGFVEEVLFANPSRIENDCSVFPICGGCSFRNISYQDEINIKIELLKEFPTIKRILDSVAWELFFSPFYQYRNQAKIHFRNQKKGFFQILSNEIVGLPEEGCRNLPRELNEFIKTHLPYSHQKEQKLFFIHDQVYVNQEFEIRLPKKNWKLSTDCFLQTNRFLIRSWLDWIQNQIQNHISKKDLRVMDLFCGTGLISGSFNDEVSYVEGYESNPISLAYARRNFEKLKKKHKFFQVDLYQKPISIPNDFNVVIVNPPRNGIGKKLLKSLGSASIPILYSSCNPATFERDVKVLMANHYEPISLAIFDFFPRTPHLELVAFFRKLRS comes from the coding sequence ATGACCAAAAGGAGTAGAACCCTAAAATGGGTTCAAAACGGCTATGTTTTGACATATTACAACGATAAGCCTTTTTTTATTCATGGAGCTCTACCCCAAGAGGAAATTCGATTTCGTATCATCAAAGAAAATAAGCATATTGGTTTTGGTTTCGTTGAGGAGGTTTTGTTTGCCAATCCCAGCCGAATTGAAAATGATTGCAGTGTTTTCCCCATCTGTGGTGGTTGTAGTTTTCGAAATATAAGTTATCAGGATGAAATAAATATTAAAATAGAATTACTCAAAGAATTCCCTACAATAAAAAGGATTTTGGATTCAGTTGCGTGGGAGTTGTTTTTTTCTCCATTTTACCAATATCGAAACCAAGCTAAAATCCATTTTCGAAATCAAAAAAAAGGATTTTTTCAAATCCTTTCGAATGAAATTGTGGGTTTGCCAGAAGAAGGTTGCCGAAATCTCCCCCGAGAGCTCAATGAGTTTATCAAAACCCACCTTCCCTACTCCCATCAAAAAGAACAAAAATTGTTTTTCATCCACGATCAGGTGTATGTGAATCAAGAATTCGAAATTAGACTACCCAAGAAAAATTGGAAGTTATCTACGGATTGTTTTTTACAAACCAACCGTTTTTTGATTCGAAGCTGGCTGGATTGGATTCAAAACCAAATCCAAAATCATATCAGTAAAAAAGATTTACGGGTGATGGATTTATTTTGTGGAACAGGCCTTATTAGTGGTTCTTTCAATGATGAGGTTTCCTATGTAGAAGGCTACGAATCCAACCCCATTTCGTTGGCATATGCCCGTCGAAATTTCGAAAAATTAAAGAAAAAACATAAATTTTTTCAAGTAGATTTGTATCAAAAACCTATTTCGATTCCAAATGATTTCAACGTCGTAATTGTCAATCCTCCTCGAAATGGAATAGGGAAAAAACTATTAAAATCCTTAGGTTCTGCATCCATTCCTATTTTGTATTCATCATGTAATCCTGCAACGTTTGAAAGGGATGTTAAGGTTTTAATGGCAAATCACTATGAGCCCATTTCGTTAGCAATCTTTGATTTCTTTCCCAGAACGCCCCACTTGGAACTAGTGGCTTTTTTTAGAAAACTAAGAAGCTAA
- a CDS encoding LysM peptidoglycan-binding domain-containing protein, giving the protein MATKKTTKKTAKKEVAGKKETKKAAKKEAKKTTKKEESLISSEVETKLEEQRKELSLHEPSTQAQKEIHQEVIPAAQETKETQEIKEANKNKILIAVLVVILILIGILIFTRGQKETPKQEQAKIEPQQTQQAQQPATPQPQEPKQEPTTPKQEPQEVKPNFQEYTIQRGDTLLKIANKFKTTREKLEELNPEIDWSKLKQGQVIKIPKQ; this is encoded by the coding sequence ATGGCAACAAAGAAAACAACGAAGAAAACAGCAAAGAAAGAAGTAGCAGGAAAAAAAGAAACAAAGAAAGCAGCAAAGAAAGAAGCAAAAAAAACCACAAAGAAAGAGGAATCATTAATCTCATCTGAAGTTGAAACAAAATTAGAAGAACAACGAAAAGAACTTTCCTTACACGAACCCTCTACGCAAGCTCAAAAAGAAATCCACCAAGAAGTCATACCAGCAGCACAAGAAACCAAAGAAACCCAAGAAATCAAAGAGGCTAACAAAAACAAAATCCTAATTGCTGTCTTAGTGGTGATTTTGATTTTAATTGGCATCTTGATTTTTACTCGTGGTCAAAAAGAAACTCCAAAGCAAGAACAAGCGAAAATTGAACCTCAACAAACCCAACAAGCACAACAACCTGCAACTCCTCAACCACAAGAACCAAAACAAGAACCAACAACACCTAAGCAAGAACCTCAAGAAGTAAAACCAAATTTCCAAGAATACACAATCCAACGAGGGGACACACTTCTCAAGATTGCTAATAAGTTTAAAACTACCCGTGAGAAACTCGAAGAGTTGAATCCCGAAATAGATTGGAGCAAATTAAAACAAGGTCAAGTCATTAAGATTCCCAAACAATAA
- the ccsA gene encoding cytochrome c biogenesis protein CcsA, with product MLSWNELGSITIVVIGILVLFSFLMGLLSLPTKLKFQLLRSLILELLFRKNKLKVIRFYRRIVEVWEYLSLKTFEFLKINKNQALELAKQGLIVNFFVTLIAATILWIQLIISDYSSKYVVSYSSDGLSLFYRLTAIWAGPSGSLLFWYLILSFFSFYVLYKDRFQLQNRIPIVILILSSIHLLFISLILYFEDGQPFLEYYAPMKAGKGMNPLLLHWAMIIHPPILYIGYVSYAIPFALYISSVISGNVRQDLLSLFRRWGLFSWFFLGFGILLGSLWAYEELGWGGYWAWDPVENASLMPFLFGTAFLHSLAVLEQRKMFHFWSLLLIVLTYHFCLLGTWITRSGVIEGPHSFAKSDIGIPLIIYIIISFLYFVRFLYFKRHLLVSKEHIQNITSKEGSFLLNNYLMVISVVIILIGVFSPLIPYHCSFNDGFQCFKVEWKPTTFNKVMVPIGILMLLIMGLSPLQSWRKPISHIYEKSIKKPLWIGLIGTLLYAFVYFFYLRPFVKLENSPWGPQIVADIFSILTVGIGIFVIAGIVQEYQRAIRVRRIRMKESLFQSFIQILRRNQRRYGGYLVHLSIVILFIGFSGGSFKTEYQVQFHYTLMPPQSENSPYIYYYSGDKVYIQGYTIEARELFIRPFFEPNADPNNPIYLTISQESHYRVNPTQHLPVITASQVDPYQFANEPTPFLEKIENLAFGIISDQRMITERRFYPQIHPYTGDLIRTPIGFGERLVTSEPEIISSWTEDIYIQVGAIFDPHRNKTPDIASMFEFYYYDLKRSPEAYYMLFPKNIVVDVQIWINPFMKLLWLGTFLFFIAGLIVFLPQVEIKK from the coding sequence ATGCTAAGCTGGAATGAATTAGGTTCCATCACAATTGTAGTCATTGGTATTTTGGTATTGTTTTCTTTTTTGATGGGATTATTGAGCCTCCCCACAAAATTAAAATTCCAACTCCTTCGATCTCTTATCTTAGAACTGTTATTTCGTAAAAACAAACTCAAGGTCATTCGTTTTTATCGAAGGATCGTAGAAGTTTGGGAATATCTGTCATTAAAAACCTTTGAATTTCTCAAGATCAACAAAAACCAAGCCTTAGAATTAGCAAAACAAGGTCTCATTGTCAATTTCTTCGTCACACTGATAGCGGCTACTATCCTATGGATACAATTAATAATTAGTGATTATTCGAGTAAGTATGTCGTAAGTTATTCTTCGGATGGTTTATCTCTTTTTTATCGGCTTACTGCGATTTGGGCGGGTCCTAGTGGTTCTCTTTTGTTTTGGTATCTGATTTTGAGCTTTTTTTCTTTTTATGTTTTGTATAAAGATCGATTCCAACTTCAAAATCGAATTCCCATTGTGATTTTGATTCTTAGTTCTATTCATCTGCTCTTTATTTCGTTGATTTTGTATTTTGAGGATGGTCAACCTTTCCTTGAATACTACGCTCCCATGAAGGCAGGAAAGGGCATGAATCCTCTTCTCCTTCATTGGGCGATGATTATCCACCCCCCGATTTTGTATATTGGTTATGTTAGCTATGCTATTCCGTTTGCGTTATATATCAGCTCTGTGATTTCGGGAAATGTTCGTCAGGATTTACTTTCGCTTTTTCGAAGGTGGGGTTTGTTTTCTTGGTTTTTTTTGGGTTTTGGGATTTTGTTGGGAAGTCTTTGGGCATATGAAGAACTTGGATGGGGCGGTTATTGGGCGTGGGATCCCGTTGAAAATGCGAGTTTGATGCCATTTCTTTTCGGAACTGCGTTTTTACACTCCTTGGCGGTTTTGGAACAACGAAAAATGTTTCATTTTTGGAGTTTGCTTTTGATTGTTCTTACGTATCACTTTTGCCTTTTGGGGACCTGGATCACACGTAGTGGTGTGATTGAAGGACCTCATTCCTTTGCTAAATCCGACATCGGAATCCCGTTGATTATTTATATTATCATTAGCTTTTTGTATTTTGTTCGTTTTCTTTACTTCAAAAGACATCTTTTGGTGTCAAAAGAACACATCCAAAATATAACATCAAAAGAAGGGAGCTTCTTACTCAATAACTATCTAATGGTGATTTCTGTTGTGATTATTTTGATAGGAGTGTTTTCTCCTTTGATTCCTTATCATTGTTCTTTTAATGATGGATTTCAATGCTTTAAGGTTGAATGGAAACCCACTACTTTCAATAAAGTAATGGTTCCTATTGGGATTCTAATGCTACTAATCATGGGTCTTTCTCCATTACAATCATGGCGTAAACCCATAAGCCATATTTACGAAAAATCCATCAAAAAACCTCTATGGATAGGTTTGATTGGAACTCTTTTGTATGCTTTTGTTTATTTCTTTTATCTTCGTCCTTTTGTGAAGCTTGAGAATAGTCCATGGGGACCTCAGATCGTTGCTGATATTTTCTCTATCTTGACGGTGGGAATTGGAATTTTTGTGATTGCAGGTATCGTTCAAGAGTATCAAAGGGCTATACGAGTTCGAAGAATCCGAATGAAGGAATCCCTTTTCCAATCCTTTATCCAAATTCTTCGAAGGAATCAACGAAGGTATGGGGGATATTTGGTTCACCTTTCGATTGTGATCTTATTTATTGGTTTTTCGGGTGGTTCCTTCAAAACCGAGTATCAGGTTCAATTCCATTATACTTTGATGCCACCTCAAAGTGAAAACTCGCCTTATATTTATTACTACAGTGGGGATAAGGTGTACATTCAAGGATATACGATTGAAGCAAGAGAACTTTTCATTCGTCCTTTTTTTGAACCAAATGCTGATCCCAATAATCCCATTTATTTGACTATATCACAAGAATCCCACTATCGAGTCAATCCCACACAGCATTTGCCAGTGATTACAGCAAGCCAAGTTGATCCTTACCAATTTGCCAATGAACCAACACCATTCTTAGAAAAAATCGAAAACCTTGCTTTTGGCATAATTAGCGATCAACGTATGATCACGGAACGAAGGTTTTACCCTCAAATTCATCCCTATACAGGAGATTTAATTAGGACTCCGATCGGTTTTGGAGAAAGATTGGTAACAAGCGAACCAGAAATCATTTCCAGTTGGACAGAAGACATTTACATACAAGTTGGAGCCATCTTTGATCCCCATCGCAACAAAACCCCTGACATTGCCAGTATGTTTGAGTTTTATTACTATGATTTGAAAAGAAGCCCAGAAGCTTACTATATGCTTTTCCCAAAAAACATTGTTGTGGATGTGCAAATTTGGATCAATCCTTTCATGAAGTTGCTATGGTTGGGAACGTTTTTGTTTTTCATCGCAGGTTTGATTGTTTTTCTACCCCAAGTCGAGATAAAAAAGTAA
- a CDS encoding ABC transporter ATP-binding protein, whose translation MLKLQNFSRYYGSRQVLFNLHLELQSNEILCVLGPNGAGKTTLLEGILSHHRMGESKIFFEGKEIRTLSEHYEFLQHVSYLGHEPGLFLDFNLLENLQYFLSLYQPKKKDVLDWNQIEFYLKEIQLYSRRFEEVRNYSRGMRQRAGLIRCLITNPKILLLDEPLTGMDFQGQKFLLEFLKDFKKRGSVIVVTHDDEAFEEVADRFIALKKGRIIADIPRKKYTTSAKEKLQELLAS comes from the coding sequence ATGCTTAAACTACAAAACTTTTCTCGATACTACGGAAGCAGACAAGTTCTATTTAATCTCCACTTAGAACTCCAATCCAATGAAATTTTATGTGTCCTAGGACCAAATGGAGCGGGAAAGACCACCTTGCTTGAAGGAATTCTTTCTCATCATCGCATGGGAGAATCCAAAATCTTTTTCGAAGGAAAAGAAATCCGAACCCTATCAGAGCATTATGAATTTTTACAACACGTTTCTTACTTAGGGCATGAACCTGGACTTTTTTTGGATTTCAATTTGCTGGAAAATTTACAGTATTTTCTTTCTTTGTATCAACCTAAAAAGAAAGATGTTTTGGATTGGAATCAAATTGAGTTTTATCTAAAAGAAATCCAACTTTATTCTCGTAGGTTTGAGGAGGTTCGTAATTATTCACGGGGTATGAGGCAACGGGCAGGATTGATCCGATGTCTTATTACCAATCCTAAGATTCTACTGTTGGATGAACCTCTCACAGGAATGGATTTTCAGGGACAGAAATTTTTATTGGAGTTTTTAAAAGACTTTAAGAAAAGAGGCTCTGTCATCGTTGTAACTCATGACGATGAGGCTTTTGAAGAAGTAGCCGATCGTTTTATCGCCCTCAAGAAAGGAAGGATCATTGCAGATATCCCGAGAAAAAAATACACGACCTCCGCAAAAGAAAAACTCCAAGAACTTTTAGCTTCTTAG
- the xseB gene encoding exodeoxyribonuclease VII small subunit, whose translation MEYHDFETALKRLEEIVEKLEKEDLPLDEMLSLYEEGVKLRDYCKNYLEQAKGRIYKLTKSENNEAKIEEVSEDTLFKNDQKE comes from the coding sequence ATGGAATATCATGATTTCGAAACAGCATTAAAAAGGCTAGAAGAAATCGTAGAAAAACTCGAAAAAGAAGATTTACCTTTAGATGAAATGTTAAGTCTTTATGAAGAAGGAGTAAAACTAAGGGATTATTGTAAAAACTACTTGGAACAAGCAAAAGGAAGAATCTACAAACTCACAAAGTCCGAGAATAATGAAGCGAAAATAGAAGAAGTTTCTGAAGACACGCTCTTTAAAAATGACCAAAAGGAGTAG
- a CDS encoding glucose-1-phosphate thymidylyltransferase, producing MEKNQILLIDFDTPFCRIIARYKSIFEIRNGVFSPIERLKKVKGIENVLYFHPEPVLEKIFSRKNQWRSFREAYPEISNEIKRKGNIREIYHYLKEIFEGVEIYSSQDFDIFRSLDSVLKNLQEDLRFLKRENYVSSHSYIQIIGNPSDVWIHPSVEATFGVVLDARKGPIVIEKDTKITAFTYIEGPFYAAEGCHIDNARITGGVILGTSCRVGGEIENSIFGNFSNKHHEGFVGHSIIGDWVNLGALTTTSDLKNNYGEVKLYVPQSRLPDLRDTPILFNTNRLKFGSIIGDCVKTSIGTMLNTGTILDIGSNVFGGSPPPYLPPFSWGIRGHRYELERFLKDHEKIFARRNQTMSSHFIELTRIYHSKMI from the coding sequence ATGGAAAAAAATCAAATTTTACTAATTGATTTTGATACCCCATTTTGTAGGATTATTGCAAGATACAAAAGTATTTTTGAAATACGAAATGGGGTATTTTCTCCTATTGAAAGACTCAAAAAAGTCAAAGGGATTGAAAACGTCCTTTACTTTCATCCTGAACCTGTATTAGAAAAAATTTTCAGTAGAAAAAACCAATGGCGTTCTTTTCGAGAAGCCTATCCAGAAATCTCCAACGAAATCAAACGGAAAGGGAATATCCGCGAAATCTATCATTATTTAAAAGAAATCTTTGAAGGTGTAGAGATTTATTCTTCTCAAGACTTTGATATTTTTCGTTCTCTGGATTCTGTTTTGAAAAACCTACAAGAAGATCTTCGTTTTTTGAAGCGAGAAAATTACGTATCTTCCCATAGTTATATTCAAATCATTGGGAATCCCTCCGATGTTTGGATACATCCTTCTGTTGAGGCGACTTTCGGGGTGGTGTTGGATGCACGTAAAGGTCCGATTGTGATTGAGAAAGACACAAAAATCACAGCCTTTACTTACATTGAAGGTCCTTTCTATGCAGCTGAGGGTTGCCATATTGACAATGCCAGGATCACGGGTGGAGTGATTCTGGGAACTTCCTGTAGAGTTGGTGGAGAGATTGAAAACAGCATCTTTGGAAATTTTTCGAATAAACATCACGAAGGATTTGTAGGTCATAGTATCATTGGAGATTGGGTAAATTTGGGAGCTCTTACTACTACATCAGACTTAAAAAATAACTATGGAGAAGTGAAGTTATATGTTCCTCAATCCCGTTTACCTGATTTGAGGGACACCCCAATTCTTTTTAACACAAACCGTTTGAAATTTGGCTCCATCATTGGCGATTGTGTCAAAACTTCGATTGGAACTATGCTCAATACGGGCACCATCCTTGATATTGGTAGCAATGTTTTTGGAGGTAGCCCACCTCCCTACCTTCCACCCTTTTCTTGGGGAATACGAGGACATCGGTATGAACTCGAACGTTTCTTGAAGGATCACGAAAAAATTTTTGCTAGAAGAAATCAAACCATGAGTTCCCATTTCATTGAGTTAACAAGAATTTATCATTCGAAAATGATTTAG
- a CDS encoding cytochrome c maturation protein CcmE, which produces MNKKIFFILVSLIALVLSLFFINPDTSQTLLIVDADYVVDNKASLYNKELRIRGFVKPGSILRMGNKAEFIVTHNNKEVLVYFNGKTQIPDTFGDAAPVRIDGRLQPDGRFVAYKIEAKCASKYEAPSYTSTLPQNTKNL; this is translated from the coding sequence ATGAACAAAAAAATCTTCTTTATACTTGTGTCTCTTATCGCATTAGTCTTGAGTCTCTTCTTTATCAATCCTGATACAAGTCAGACCTTGCTTATCGTAGATGCTGATTATGTCGTTGATAACAAGGCTTCACTTTATAACAAAGAATTACGTATTCGTGGATTTGTAAAACCCGGAAGTATTTTACGTATGGGGAACAAAGCGGAATTCATCGTAACCCATAACAACAAAGAGGTCCTTGTTTACTTTAATGGAAAAACTCAAATTCCAGATACGTTTGGCGATGCTGCTCCTGTAAGAATTGATGGTCGATTACAACCCGATGGTCGATTTGTTGCCTACAAAATAGAAGCAAAATGTGCTTCTAAATACGAAGCTCCCTCCTATACAAGCACCCTTCCTCAAAATACAAAAAACCTGTGA
- a CDS encoding glutamine synthetase III, producing MKTRSKTQIGKNQIEKYFGSNVFHIKKMKKYLPKETFKAYLKAIENGEPLSLEHANVIAEAMKKWAIKRGATHFTHWFQPMTGFTAEKHDSFLHPIQTGIAITKLSGKQLIKGEPDASSFPSGGLRSTFEARGYTIWDITSPAFIKESSGTKVLCIPTAFISYNGDALDKKTPLLRSMEVLSNQVIRVLRLLGNTTSKRAYSTVGPEQEYFLIDRKYFEKRLDLIITGRTLFGARPPKGQEMEDHYFGSIKERISEFMQELDNELWKMGVSAKTRHNEVAPAQHEIAPNFENANIAVDHNQIIMETLKKVANRHGLVCLLHEKPFLYVNGSGKHNNWSIQTDDGINLLDPGTTPHENHQFLIFLVAVIKAIDDYADLLRVSAATPGNDFRLGANEAPPAIISIYLGDMLTSILEKIEKREMDKIQYGTSNLDIGISQLLHLPKDNTDRNRTSPFAFTGNKFEFRMVPSTASIAAANFTLNSIVAETLSQIADRLEAELQKNNKSLEEIILDIVADIYKKHKRIIFNGNNYSQEWVEEAKRRGLPNITNTVDAAKAIIAEKNVRMYEKLKVFNKRELESRYEIVLENYIKTIRIEANTMLTMARQMIQPAVNRYIKEIADTIIRIEKIQEEAPIQRKLLRNLNQKFKILDEKIQQLEKAIEGENQEFKDTYEHACYMRDAILNKAMKELREIVDELELMVDKNYWPMPDYTDLLFRV from the coding sequence ATGAAGACCAGATCAAAAACGCAGATAGGAAAAAATCAGATAGAAAAGTATTTTGGTTCAAACGTTTTCCACATCAAAAAAATGAAAAAATACCTTCCGAAAGAAACTTTTAAAGCTTACTTAAAAGCTATCGAAAATGGTGAACCTTTGTCATTAGAACACGCAAATGTAATTGCTGAAGCCATGAAAAAATGGGCTATCAAAAGAGGAGCTACCCACTTTACTCATTGGTTTCAACCTATGACAGGTTTTACCGCAGAAAAACACGATTCTTTTTTACACCCCATCCAAACAGGAATTGCTATTACAAAATTGTCAGGAAAGCAACTGATTAAAGGTGAACCTGATGCATCATCATTCCCCTCGGGAGGATTAAGAAGCACTTTTGAAGCACGAGGATACACAATATGGGACATTACTTCTCCAGCCTTCATCAAAGAAAGCAGTGGAACAAAGGTTCTTTGTATTCCTACGGCATTTATTTCTTACAACGGTGATGCTTTGGATAAAAAAACTCCTCTTCTACGAAGTATGGAGGTGTTATCCAATCAAGTGATTCGAGTGCTTCGTCTATTGGGAAACACAACAAGCAAAAGGGCTTATTCGACAGTAGGACCTGAACAAGAATACTTCTTGATCGATAGAAAATACTTCGAGAAACGTTTAGACCTAATCATTACTGGAAGAACCCTCTTTGGAGCTCGTCCTCCTAAAGGTCAAGAAATGGAAGATCACTATTTTGGAAGCATCAAAGAAAGAATTTCAGAATTCATGCAGGAGTTGGATAATGAACTATGGAAAATGGGGGTTTCTGCAAAAACCCGACATAACGAAGTAGCACCTGCACAACACGAAATTGCCCCTAATTTCGAAAATGCTAACATCGCTGTCGATCATAACCAGATCATAATGGAGACCCTCAAGAAAGTTGCTAACCGACACGGACTGGTATGCCTACTTCACGAAAAACCCTTTCTTTACGTGAATGGTTCTGGAAAACACAACAACTGGTCCATCCAAACCGATGATGGAATCAATCTTTTAGATCCAGGCACCACTCCTCATGAAAATCATCAGTTTTTAATTTTCTTGGTTGCCGTGATTAAGGCTATCGATGATTATGCAGATTTATTACGGGTTTCAGCTGCAACTCCTGGAAACGATTTTCGCTTAGGAGCTAATGAAGCACCTCCAGCTATCATTTCCATCTATCTGGGAGATATGCTAACTTCAATCCTAGAAAAAATCGAAAAGCGAGAAATGGATAAAATCCAATATGGAACTTCTAACTTAGACATTGGAATTTCTCAATTATTACACCTACCCAAAGATAATACAGACCGAAATCGAACATCTCCTTTTGCTTTTACAGGAAACAAGTTTGAATTTCGTATGGTTCCTTCTACGGCATCCATAGCAGCGGCAAACTTCACTCTCAATAGTATTGTCGCAGAAACCCTATCTCAGATAGCCGATCGATTAGAAGCAGAATTGCAAAAAAATAACAAATCCTTAGAAGAAATCATCTTGGATATTGTAGCTGATATCTACAAAAAACATAAACGCATAATCTTCAACGGAAATAACTATTCTCAAGAATGGGTGGAAGAAGCAAAACGACGTGGACTTCCGAACATCACAAATACCGTAGATGCGGCAAAAGCAATTATCGCAGAAAAAAATGTTCGAATGTATGAAAAATTAAAAGTTTTCAACAAGAGAGAATTGGAATCTCGATATGAAATTGTATTAGAAAATTATATCAAAACTATTCGGATAGAAGCTAATACAATGCTCACAATGGCAAGGCAAATGATTCAACCTGCTGTGAATCGTTATATCAAAGAAATTGCTGATACCATCATAAGAATTGAAAAGATCCAAGAGGAAGCTCCAATCCAAAGAAAATTACTACGCAACCTCAATCAAAAATTCAAAATCTTAGATGAAAAAATCCAACAATTAGAAAAAGCCATCGAAGGAGAAAACCAAGAATTCAAAGACACCTACGAACATGCTTGCTATATGCGTGATGCGATTCTCAACAAAGCCATGAAAGAACTTCGAGAAATAGTAGACGAATTAGAATTAATGGTCGATAAAAACTACTGGCCAATGCCTGATTATACGGATCTTTTATTTAGAGTCTGA